In a single window of the Zea mays cultivar B73 chromosome 5, Zm-B73-REFERENCE-NAM-5.0, whole genome shotgun sequence genome:
- the LOC103626763 gene encoding auxin-induced protein 15A → MGSLKLTEIVSKKWGVGGSSKVTSPSAAACPRGHFAAYTREGRRFFVPIAYLASDTFRELLSMAEEEFGEPGARPIVLPCSADRLEQILDAFRSGGGAKKKSAGTAGRIVKIW, encoded by the coding sequence ATGGGCTCACTGAAGCTGACGGAGATCGTCTCCAAGAAATGGGGagtcggcggcagcagcaaggtcaCCTCCCCAAGCGCGGCAGCGTGCCCGCGAGGCCATTTCGCGGCCTACACCCGGGAGGGCCGCCGATTCTTCGTCCCCATCGCCTACCTCGCCAGCGACACCTTCCGGGAGCTGCTCAGCATGGCCGAGGAGGAGTTCGGTGAGCCCGGCGCCCGCCCCATAGTGCTGCCCTGCTCCGCCGACCGCCTCGAGCAGATCCTCGACGCCTTccgcagcggcggcggcgccaagaagaagagcGCCGGCACCGCCGGCAGGATCGTAAAGATCTGGTAG
- the LOC100382121 gene encoding Probable rRNA-processing protein EBP2 homolog-like: MVFLSNEDAWIHDEDIMDDVDSDVEESDSEGDSGEEAQAKPADKAIYNKEAILEKLEDIAWPKNVDWMHKLTVEHDQGEKVDVNDDLARELAFYTQALDGTRQAFEKLQSMKVRFLRPTDYYAEMVKTDAHMHKIKGRLLSEKKRIEEAEERRKARESRKKAKEVQAEKKKERAKQKKEQIESVKKWRKQRQQGGFTKGNDDVPDLNFEGEEGFKQSKKKRPGVSPGDRSGGLAKRGKGGKNGRARDSKFGHGGRKGLKKQNTAETTNDFRGFNQGGEPQNKKRKRF, from the coding sequence ATGGTGTTCCTTTCAAATGAAGACGCCTGGATCCATGATGAAGACATCATGGATGATGTTGATTCAGATGTTGAAGAATCAGACTCAGAAGGTGATTCAGGTGAAGAAGCTCAGGCTAAGCCTGCAGACAAAGCGATATACAACAAGGAGGCTATTCTTGAAAAACTTGAAGACATAGCCTGGCCCAAGAATGTGGACTGGATGCACAAACTCACTGTTGAGCATGATCAAGGGGAGAAAGTTGATGTGAACGATGATCTTGCCCGCGAACTTGCGTTTTACACCCAAGCTTTGGATGGCACAAGGCAGGCCTTTGAGAAGCTGCAGTCGATGAAGGTCCGGTTCCTCAGACCAACAGATTACTACGCTGAGATGGTGAAGACTGATgcacacatgcacaagatcaagggGAGGTTGTTGTCAGAGAAGAAGAGGATTGAGGAAGCTGAGGAGCGGAGGAAGGCTAGGGAGTCCAGGAAGAAAGCAAAGGAGGTTCAggctgagaagaagaaggagagggCTAAGCAGAAGAAGGAGCAGATTGAGTCAGTCAAGAAGTGGAGAAAGCAGAGACAACAAGGGGGATTCACGAAGGGAAATGATGATGTGCCAGACCTTAATTTTGAAGGAGAAGAAGGATTTAAACAATCAAAGAAAAAGAGGCCCGGTGTTTCTCCTGGTGACAGGTCTGGTGGTCTTGCTAAGCGAGGTAAAGGAGGAAAGAACGGGAGGGCAAGGGATTCcaagtttgggcatggtggtcgtAAAGGGCTGAAGAAGCAAAACACTGCTGAGACCACAAATGATTTCAGAGGCTTTAACCAGGGGGGTGAGCCTCAAAACAAGAAGAGAAAGAGGTTTTGA